The DNA region tttgtaagaagatttttttaatgtgatctGACTACCAAgcagaattaaaattaaataataatgtaaatactaAATGTATCTATgcttgcattaaaaaaaaaacacaaaacagtATTATGCAGTTGGCAGTACGTCATTGTCTATgactaaaatttattgattggaCCTCGGATGGCTGGGACTTGATAGGTACCTCATCTCTGTGGTAACTATAACtggtaagaaaattttattaaattgtcaatgtcaaatatcaatttagaaggttaaataaaaaacgtggTCCTTCCGGAATAATTCTATTGCAACGCATAATTTTCCAATTGTTCTTATTGAGCATAACGTTTCTGCTGTTCGTTGAAACACTACCATATTGATGGATATGGATTGGAATCTTGAATACGGCGAACTTGCCAAGGACACCGAATTCGTAAACAAATATGAGAGCCTCaaacagaatttaattgagCTAGAACATGTTTTGGAGAAACTACTGCCACTTAGGGCACAATACGATAAGATGTGCCTTCCGGCGCAGATTGAATTGGACTTGTTCCTGGCTTTTACGTTGAATTCCCTGCATTGGGTACAATTGCGCGTAGAGGGCGTAGATCCTACTACGCACCCCATAAAAGACGAACTCCAAAGAATCAAAACAGTTATGGTGAAATGGCAGGAAGTGAAAGACAAAGAGAAGAGACCCACGGTCGACCTGGAAGCTGCTAAACGATTTGTCAGGAGCGGGCTATACGACCCATACCGAGCTATAGGCCAATCAGCTAACaagaaaatcaaatttaatgatGAAGACATGGACGAATAAGAATTgacttcaatattattttaaacacccCTTTTAAGACTGAATTAACTAAATATCCTTTTTTGTTATCCTTGAATCTGTCTACAATCATGTTTATTGTTGGTTCCCATTATTATAGATGTAACTTAtgcatgaattattttataagataacattacaACATATAACTTATATGCAATCTAATATTCTCTAAAGTGAATGTACTAgaaatctagaaaaaaaaagaaaaaaaaaagcatataaaaatacatttagattattattactactaatatAGGAGCTATTTTTCATGTACCATTATGTTTaactttgttttgatttgttttgcCTCTGGATAAATTGCCTTGATATGTTtgatgtaagaaaaaaaaaaaattatattttttcaatatggctgtaatatttgcatattacatgaaattgcttgtaaatatattttttgtaaatcattAGTAATATAGTATTGATAAACTATGTGGAAGGAGAtgaattaggtataaaaatgctGAGCTGTGTGCGCAATGCGAATTCTGTTATGTAATTCTTTTGATTTCACAAAAGTGTTACAATTAATTTACCAAATATGCAACAAGCACTGCACATCTTTTATGTGTAGAACTATGATGTACGAAATAAACtggcatttaaatattttttgagataGACGAAAAAGTACATTGTATCTATTGGAGGACTAAATCACACTAGGCTATATGGTTTATAAGGATAAGGCTTCTAAGTGGCAACAATGACGCCACATAGTTCATTAATACTCTCCTAGTTGATAAATATCACATagacataagaaatatataatcttgCTATAAAAGTTAGCGACTAgatatatttcattacaattatttacttatcaATAACCATCATATTATTGTGTAATTTAGTCATAACTTGTAGTGTTTAGaagttgttacaaatatttaatccagtagttgaactatttaatcaataatatactCTAGTAGGTTACAATGTACTCGTATTAACCCAACTACAGGGTCTATAGATTGATAATGAATTGtctgcaaaataatttatatcctaATAAACCATAATTGCAGTCTAATTAAAGTATTACaactactatttatttaaagcagagctaaattcaagttttatactatgtaactgttattatttttatggaaacatttaaattgctttcattttaattattttaagttcttTATATGTTTGTCTCAgtatgtaatgttatttattgggttttatttaaataaacactatttataaccattgatagttttattatattaaatacaataaaatacagtcAGAAATTATTCACATTTACAGGAATGTTTAGATAGTATTCaagtcaacatttttattaatatataaagaaaaataacagttatttatatatccaaATACTTGCTAtaaccaaatataaatattaatgagcagtttatgataaattgtacttttatatacatattcaaaataatgaacACAATACAACATTACAGgcaagatataattaattaaatggcacattctataattaaatgtagAACATTATGCAATAACTTCGAGAATCTTACATTTACAAATTGTAACTTAGTAAAAATTCGTTTGTATTgttcattgtaataaataagattatatattaagctttataaaaaaaaagtattgttctATGCCTCACTTCGTGTAGTGTAGGACATTTAAAtacttgttaataaaaaaaacataaattccaAGCAGAGCTTAAAACTTTAGTCATAAATATTAGCTGTCTTAATCttagaacaataaataaatatttcgattcATAAAATATGCCTAACACCAAATTGCTCAAaacatgagttttttttttaaatacatatcaacCTAAGACTCATTTCTCCACTTGTAAAACTAAACCTGCAGCAGAAATATTATCTCCTGCACCAGCTGTCAACTGAGCTTCAGTACAAATAAGAACAGGTGCCACACAAATATCTACTTCATCATTATCCAGCACCTCATCCCAGCAGGCTACTGGTTTTGTTGCTTCGAAGAATACCCTACTGTTATTGTTATCATCTGTTGTTGTTGAAAAGCTGTCATCTAGAAGAAGCTTACATTTATCTAAAGCTATATTTGGACTATTACAAACATATCTATGAGCTGTTAAGGAAGCCTTAGCAGCAGCTGCCTTTGTTCTCTTCCAATGTGAGCCCTTTACAGTTAAGATGGCTTGATATGCTAAGGTGTGTACGTGTATGCGTGTCAATTTTCTCTTGCTGCCATTTTCTGTGTTCTTCTGTCTGATTAGTTGGAATGTTTTACGCATTTGGTCCAATGCTGTAGCTACTCTTGGATTTGAATCAGCGACAACCATAACTTTCCCATATTCCAAGACACTATTGAGGTTTGACAGTTCTTGTTCATTCATACCAACTGAGTCCACAAATGGTAATACTTTTGTTGTTAAGTGTAAAAGTAATTCTAAATCTACATAGCTTGCCATTTCAAAGTGAGCTAATGTTTTTACTGGCTGGGATAAAATTTGTTGTTTGACAAGTTCCAGCCTTTCAGCTCTTAAATctgaaattatacaaaatgcacaatgtaatgtgtattaaaaaaaaacagataaataacTTGTAAGAGTCCCACAGTTGAGCTAAGCCCTCCTCTTCTTTTAAGAAGAATGTTTAGAGGTAATTCCACAGTGCTGCTCCAATGTAGATTGATGGTATATTTTCGTATGTGGTAAATTTAATCATCCAACAGATTTTTCCTCAGAATATTTTAATCACTATCAaggatgaattaaaataaaaaaaagcacatgaaaatgtgTATTCAAAAACAGTGCTTGTTCTgttttgaacctgcaatcttcAGTTAAAGATTCATATGCATATTCTAACTCTGGACCAACTTGTCTTACAAGatatcgtatattatattatatcaacatattatgatttattattattacattattattgttatattgatttattatacacaatttttaaattttcatctccagtactatattatattgtaaataattattacaaactttTTTAACTTCACATATTTGTATGTTGGTTTAACCTGTTACTTATTTTACAACCAGTTCTAATAAGCTAATTGAGCTGAAATGTATCATACACTATCGATGATAACAATAGAATCTAGTATTAatcaatattagtaaaattaggacttttttttttaaatatattttattacaaatgacttACCTTTGTCATCTTGTTTGAATGGGAAATTATCCATCATCTGTAAGCCGCTAATGACTAGTAAGTTTGGACTGAAGGTTATTAGATGTTCTCCTAACTTCTCTAAGGAAGTTAGTAGAGGATTATTTTCATCATTATGCATAATGTACCTATTTGCTCTAGGTGATTTGTATTCACCGAACTTTTCATCAGCCCTATATTCTAATATCATGTGGATATCATCCTTTACTTCTTCATTTCCATTATCACCAACTATCTCTATGTCTTTTGgaatgtaactttttaattttttgctcATTTTTGCACCTAGCAATACTTTCCATCCTTCTAGATGGAATCTCTTTGCCATGAGTGGTGCATTTCCTCCAATAGCCCATCTGGTGTCTGGTAGTTTTAATGATTGTTCGACAAGCTCATCATAAAGTGCACTATTAGACATAAATCTCctgaaagtaaaaataatgtttgtggtaaggaataaaaaaatgatgacacaaagattttaataaaaacaaaaaatactaaattcaaTTACTGTATGCTATATGTATTTTCaattcatcaataaatattaaacagtacagataataaattcaaCTTACTCAGCAGCAGCACCATGTTTGAAAAAGTaggtaaaactttttaaaaattcgtCTTTACTGGATATCTCATTAAAATGTTCGGGCGCCCCCTTTAAATCTTTTGGATTTAACAAGGACGTTGCGTTCACAAAGAGGTCATGACAAGCTCCATAACCAAGGGCCACCTTGGGCTGATGTGTTCCAGAACCTACTTTGTTCTCATTTTCTAGA from Vanessa atalanta chromosome 14, ilVanAtal1.2, whole genome shotgun sequence includes:
- the LOC125068671 gene encoding nuclear nucleic acid-binding protein C1D-like translates to MDMDWNLEYGELAKDTEFVNKYESLKQNLIELEHVLEKLLPLRAQYDKMCLPAQIELDLFLAFTLNSLHWVQLRVEGVDPTTHPIKDELQRIKTVMVKWQEVKDKEKRPTVDLEAAKRFVRSGLYDPYRAIGQSANKKIKFNDEDMDE
- the LOC125068670 gene encoding ADP-dependent glucokinase codes for the protein MAGAPVKLGSILSFCVVFYAIFYRKDNFEDVRLSPVKEHLLYLENENKVGSGTHQPKVALGYGACHDLFVNATSLLNPKDLKGAPEHFNEISSKDEFLKSFTYFFKHGAAAERFMSNSALYDELVEQSLKLPDTRWAIGGNAPLMAKRFHLEGWKVLLGAKMSKKLKSYIPKDIEIVGDNGNEEVKDDIHMILEYRADEKFGEYKSPRANRYIMHNDENNPLLTSLEKLGEHLITFSPNLLVISGLQMMDNFPFKQDDKDLRAERLELVKQQILSQPVKTLAHFEMASYVDLELLLHLTTKVLPFVDSVGMNEQELSNLNSVLEYGKVMVVADSNPRVATALDQMRKTFQLIRQKNTENGSKRKLTRIHVHTLAYQAILTVKGSHWKRTKAAAAKASLTAHRYVCNSPNIALDKCKLLLDDSFSTTTDDNNNSRVFFEATKPVACWDEVLDNDEVDICVAPVLICTEAQLTAGAGDNISAAGLVLQVEK